The Streptomyces sp. DH-12 genome has a window encoding:
- a CDS encoding ScbR family autoregulator-binding transcription factor, which yields MMVKQERAARTRRALVRAAAEVFASEGFALASLSAISHRAGVSNGALHFHFENKKALADAVQQEAAASVARMTDLAETTGDALQALVNATYGLMGRIADDSVVRAGFELCADPSRGRDGELRRQWREWIENTLARAEREGLLAEGVSSERLAPAVVAAMVGFEVLGARDPQWLSEGRVACFWELVLPRMAAEGDATRLLAGEAAERSG from the coding sequence ATGATGGTCAAGCAGGAGAGAGCGGCCCGCACTCGACGGGCGCTGGTGCGGGCCGCGGCCGAGGTGTTCGCCTCGGAGGGGTTCGCACTCGCCTCGCTCTCCGCGATCAGTCACCGTGCCGGGGTGAGCAACGGCGCCCTCCATTTTCATTTTGAGAACAAGAAGGCGCTGGCCGACGCGGTCCAGCAGGAGGCGGCGGCCTCGGTGGCCCGGATGACCGACCTCGCCGAGACCACGGGCGACGCCCTTCAGGCGCTGGTGAACGCCACGTACGGTCTGATGGGCCGGATCGCCGACGACAGCGTGGTGCGGGCCGGTTTCGAGCTGTGCGCCGACCCGTCGCGGGGCCGCGACGGGGAGTTGCGGCGGCAGTGGCGGGAGTGGATCGAGAACACGCTGGCGCGGGCCGAGCGGGAGGGGCTGCTGGCCGAAGGGGTCTCCTCCGAGCGGCTGGCGCCGGCCGTCGTGGCGGCCATGGTGGGGTTCGAGGTGCTGGGGGCCCGCGATCCGCAGTGGCTCTCGGAGGGGCGGGTGGCCTGCTTCTGGGAACTGGTGCTGCCTCGGATGGCCGCAGAGGGCGACGCGACGAGACTGCTCGCCGGGGAGGCGGCCGAGCGATCCGGCTGA
- a CDS encoding acyl-CoA carboxylase subunit beta: MTCASVSTESRPSGVRGRVAELRALRERAERGPSEKATRAQHAKGKLTARERIELLLDAGSFREVEQLRRHRATGFGLEEKKPYTDGVVTGWGTVEGRTVFVYAHDFRIFGGALGEAHATKIHKIMDMAIAAGAPLVSLNDGAGARIQEGVSALAGYGGIFQRNTKASGVIPQISVMLGPCAGGAAYSPALTDFVFMVRETSQMFITGPDVVKAVTGEEITQNGLGGADVHAETSGVCHFAYDDEETCLAEVRYLLSLLPRNNRENPPRVPCGDPVDRRGDTLLDLVPVEGNRPYDMAKVIEEVVDDGEYLEVHERWARNIICALARMDGQVVGIVANQPQALAGVLDIEASEKAARFVQMCDAFNIPILTFLDVPGFLPGVDQEHGGIIRHGAKLLYAYCNATVPRISLILRKAYGGAYIVMDSQSIGADLTYAWPTNEIAVMGAEGAANVIFRRQIAEAEDPEAMRARMVKEYRSELMHPYYAAERGLVDDVIDPVETREVLIGSLAMLRTKHADLPSRKHGNPPQ, translated from the coding sequence ATGACCTGTGCCTCGGTGTCGACCGAGTCGAGGCCGAGCGGCGTCCGTGGCCGCGTGGCCGAGCTCCGTGCCCTGCGCGAGCGGGCCGAGCGGGGCCCGAGTGAAAAGGCGACCCGGGCGCAGCACGCCAAGGGGAAGCTGACCGCGCGGGAGCGCATCGAACTGCTGCTGGACGCGGGGTCGTTCCGTGAGGTGGAGCAGTTGCGCCGGCACCGGGCGACCGGCTTCGGTCTGGAGGAGAAGAAGCCGTACACCGACGGTGTGGTCACCGGCTGGGGGACGGTGGAGGGGCGGACGGTCTTCGTCTACGCCCATGACTTCCGGATCTTCGGCGGTGCGCTGGGCGAGGCGCACGCCACGAAGATCCACAAGATCATGGACATGGCCATCGCGGCCGGTGCGCCGCTGGTGTCGCTCAACGACGGTGCGGGCGCCCGGATCCAGGAGGGCGTGTCCGCGCTCGCGGGGTACGGCGGGATCTTCCAGCGCAACACCAAGGCCTCGGGTGTCATCCCGCAGATCAGTGTGATGCTGGGCCCGTGCGCGGGCGGTGCGGCCTACAGCCCCGCCCTGACGGACTTCGTGTTCATGGTCCGTGAGACCTCGCAGATGTTCATCACCGGACCCGACGTGGTCAAGGCGGTGACCGGTGAGGAGATCACGCAGAACGGCCTGGGCGGCGCGGACGTGCACGCCGAGACGTCCGGCGTGTGCCACTTCGCCTACGACGACGAGGAGACCTGCCTCGCCGAGGTCCGCTACCTCCTCTCCCTGCTCCCGCGGAACAACCGGGAGAACCCGCCCCGCGTGCCCTGCGGCGACCCGGTGGACCGTCGCGGCGACACGCTCCTCGATCTCGTCCCCGTGGAGGGGAACCGCCCGTACGACATGGCGAAGGTGATCGAGGAGGTCGTCGACGACGGCGAGTACCTCGAGGTCCACGAGCGGTGGGCGCGGAACATCATCTGCGCGCTCGCGCGGATGGACGGCCAGGTCGTCGGCATCGTCGCCAACCAGCCGCAGGCCCTGGCCGGCGTCCTGGACATCGAGGCCTCGGAGAAGGCCGCCCGCTTCGTGCAGATGTGCGACGCGTTCAACATCCCGATCCTGACCTTCCTGGACGTGCCCGGCTTCCTGCCGGGCGTGGACCAGGAGCACGGCGGCATCATCCGCCACGGCGCGAAGCTGCTGTACGCGTACTGCAACGCCACCGTGCCGCGGATCTCGCTGATCCTGCGCAAGGCGTACGGCGGCGCGTACATCGTCATGGACAGCCAGTCCATCGGCGCCGACCTCACCTACGCCTGGCCGACGAACGAGATCGCGGTGATGGGCGCGGAGGGCGCGGCGAACGTCATCTTCCGCCGTCAGATCGCCGAGGCCGAGGACCCCGAGGCCATGCGGGCCCGCATGGTCAAGGAGTACAGGTCCGAGCTGATGCACCCGTACTACGCGGCCGAGCGCGGCCTCGTCGACGACGTCATCGACCCCGTCGAGACCCGCGAGGTGCTCATCGGGTCCCTGGCGATGCTCCGCACCAAGCACGCCGACCTGCCCTCCCGCAAGCACGGCAATCCACCCCAGTAA
- a CDS encoding ParA family protein, whose amino-acid sequence MSSPATSSDREKVVSKLPGWLRQNLKVRTAQHGIEIQAAVEEGISAWCNLASATATVDTAGADSFATFLPPGQWETFRRIAADRRVSLIQGLAQSVQLWLDTHPAPDIERPSVTRRIVVCNQKGGVGKTAVTAGLGEALAEDSNTLHPVRVAKALTKALRASEAHADEAEPDDDPLDIENLPGPGLRVLLVDFDPQCHLTNQLGAAPLPMNGDSLTNHMAGDPKGDLRDLVVSIDDDTFDGRLHLLPACNDAFLLDVRLSAVRAREAALERALAPLEADYDVIIVDCPPSLGLSMDAAVYYGRRRDGENPGQSGALIVVQAEDSSADAYELLTTQIDDLRNDLQVDIDYLGIVVNLYDSRRGFIATSSLQGWVDIKDPRVVGLIGDLKEQKEAVRVKRPLLSYAPKSQQAVGMRALAREVL is encoded by the coding sequence ATGAGTTCGCCTGCCACCTCCAGCGACCGCGAGAAGGTCGTCTCCAAACTGCCGGGATGGCTCCGGCAGAACCTCAAAGTCAGGACCGCTCAGCACGGCATCGAGATCCAGGCCGCTGTAGAAGAAGGCATCAGCGCCTGGTGCAACCTGGCTTCCGCCACAGCGACGGTCGACACCGCCGGTGCCGATTCCTTCGCCACCTTCCTGCCCCCCGGCCAATGGGAAACGTTCCGGCGGATCGCCGCCGACCGACGTGTCTCACTCATCCAGGGCCTCGCCCAGTCCGTCCAGTTGTGGCTCGACACCCACCCGGCCCCGGACATCGAGCGGCCCTCCGTCACCCGCCGGATCGTCGTCTGCAATCAGAAGGGCGGCGTCGGCAAGACCGCCGTCACCGCAGGCCTGGGCGAAGCTCTGGCAGAGGATTCCAACACCCTGCACCCCGTCCGCGTCGCCAAGGCCCTCACCAAGGCACTGCGCGCGAGCGAAGCCCACGCAGACGAAGCCGAGCCGGACGACGACCCACTCGACATCGAGAACCTCCCCGGCCCCGGACTGCGTGTGCTCCTCGTCGACTTCGACCCACAGTGCCACCTCACCAACCAGCTCGGCGCCGCGCCCCTCCCCATGAACGGCGACAGCCTCACCAACCACATGGCAGGCGACCCCAAGGGCGACCTACGCGACCTCGTCGTCTCCATCGACGACGACACCTTCGACGGCCGGCTCCACCTGCTGCCCGCCTGCAACGACGCGTTCCTGCTCGACGTGCGCCTCTCCGCCGTACGCGCCCGGGAAGCCGCGCTGGAGCGGGCCCTCGCTCCGCTCGAGGCCGATTACGACGTAATCATCGTGGACTGCCCGCCCAGCCTCGGCCTGAGCATGGATGCCGCCGTCTACTACGGCCGCCGTCGCGACGGAGAAAACCCCGGACAGTCCGGAGCCCTGATCGTCGTCCAGGCCGAGGACAGCTCCGCCGACGCGTACGAACTGCTCACCACGCAGATCGACGACCTCCGCAACGACCTCCAGGTCGACATCGACTACCTCGGCATCGTCGTGAACCTGTACGACTCCCGCCGCGGCTTCATCGCCACCTCCTCCCTCCAGGGATGGGTGGACATAAAGGATCCGCGGGTCGTCGGACTCATCGGAGACCTCAAGGAACAGAAGGAAGCCGTCCGAGTGAAGCGTCCCTTGCTGTCCTACGCGCCCAAGTCGCAGCAGGCAGTCGGTATGCGCGCGCTTGCCAGGGAGGTCTTGTGA
- a CDS encoding ScbA/BarX family gamma-butyrolactone biosynthesis protein gives MSAPTFHVNHPPRVTKAPPASGAGTGTLLARRPPQPPGSTVPKELVHRHNPAEVMLTGWDRRGDDSFGLTARWPRLHRFFADVNGCHDPLIAAETIRQAGSLLLHAEYEVPFGHQFVMWNLSVSTLPGPLAVRTAPADIDLAVTCHGVKRRGKALLGLHYEAVLRRDGEMVAHGGAAVSCVSPAAYRRLRAPQLDDAGPPLPLTSPVAPHEVGRTSPTDVVLSPAGRRGHWQLRVDTRHPVLFEHPVDHVPGMMLLEAARQATIATLGYTAPPSEVTGEFSRYAELHRPCFIEAHRLPRRGAEESVLVTGEQDGESVFRSVVTLPPAGD, from the coding sequence ATGTCCGCGCCCACCTTTCACGTGAACCACCCGCCCCGCGTCACGAAAGCCCCACCCGCTTCCGGAGCGGGAACCGGCACCCTCCTCGCCCGGCGCCCTCCGCAGCCACCGGGCTCCACCGTCCCGAAGGAGCTCGTCCACCGGCACAATCCCGCCGAGGTGATGCTCACCGGCTGGGACCGCAGAGGCGACGACAGCTTCGGCCTGACGGCCAGATGGCCCCGGCTTCACAGATTCTTCGCCGACGTGAACGGCTGCCATGACCCTTTGATCGCGGCAGAGACCATCCGCCAGGCGGGGAGTCTGCTCCTCCACGCCGAGTACGAGGTGCCGTTCGGCCACCAGTTCGTCATGTGGAACCTCTCGGTCTCCACCTTGCCGGGCCCGCTCGCCGTGCGGACCGCCCCGGCCGACATCGACCTCGCCGTGACCTGCCATGGCGTGAAACGACGCGGCAAAGCACTCCTCGGCCTGCACTACGAGGCCGTCCTGCGCCGCGACGGGGAGATGGTGGCTCACGGCGGCGCCGCCGTGAGCTGCGTCAGCCCCGCCGCCTACCGGCGGCTGCGGGCGCCCCAACTCGACGACGCCGGCCCGCCGCTGCCGCTGACCAGCCCCGTGGCGCCGCACGAGGTCGGCCGCACGTCACCGACCGACGTCGTCCTCTCCCCTGCCGGACGACGGGGCCACTGGCAGCTGAGAGTCGACACCCGTCACCCCGTCCTCTTCGAGCACCCGGTGGACCACGTGCCCGGGATGATGCTGCTGGAGGCGGCCCGGCAGGCCACGATCGCCACCCTCGGGTACACCGCGCCCCCGTCGGAAGTCACCGGCGAGTTCAGCCGCTACGCCGAACTGCACCGGCCCTGCTTCATCGAGGCGCACCGCCTCCCGAGGCGCGGCGCCGAGGAATCCGTCCTGGTCACCGGGGAACAGGACGGCGAGAGCGTGTTCCGTTCAGTCGTCACCCTGCCGCCGGCCGGGGACTGA
- a CDS encoding FAD-dependent monooxygenase, protein MTNCVRAQVVVVGGGPVGMVVASELASYGVSTLVVESRTRISRRPKATTLHARTVQSLVRRGHLGGLVTSGSRGATAAAASAPFHFAGIPGLAIKVPAAEPAPVLKCPQDELERLVEQRALAAGARILRGHEVTEACQGPDGVRITARGPGGDVVCRGEYLVGADGARSTVRAQSEFTSSVFPATASALAGDVSLADGGDLGQGWHRTPRGWIVAKQVPGGRTRLRALHWADPQGGRHREPTLEELRSRVSWIAGRDIAMETPRWLSRFSDYSRLVHSYRSGRVLLAGDAAHVHFPIGGQGLSTGLLDAVNLGWKLALTVRGLAGEGLLDSYDQERRPAAQRVIDNTRAQVALMRPDPALDPLRDLFGELLSGGGESSVLSSMISAQDTVLPARHGGGEGSSTSCWEGGFLPNVGLATDGGRTDVIDLLCGGRPLLLLFGGSGGSGYAEQARGWSGVLRVVRAEPTDEIPCEALLVRPDGYVAWSPCGGAELADVLAAYFGSAVPVPSAQLCGG, encoded by the coding sequence ATGACGAATTGTGTACGGGCGCAGGTAGTGGTCGTCGGCGGGGGACCGGTCGGTATGGTCGTCGCCTCGGAACTGGCGTCGTACGGGGTGAGCACCCTGGTCGTCGAGTCCAGAACCCGCATCTCACGCAGACCCAAGGCGACGACCCTGCACGCCCGCACGGTGCAGTCGCTGGTCCGGCGCGGCCATCTCGGCGGGCTGGTGACCTCCGGATCCCGCGGCGCCACCGCCGCCGCGGCGAGCGCGCCCTTCCACTTCGCCGGGATCCCCGGCCTGGCCATCAAGGTCCCGGCCGCCGAACCCGCTCCGGTCCTCAAGTGCCCCCAGGACGAATTGGAACGGCTCGTCGAGCAGCGCGCGCTGGCGGCCGGTGCGCGCATCCTCAGAGGCCACGAGGTCACAGAGGCCTGCCAGGGTCCGGACGGCGTACGGATCACGGCACGGGGTCCGGGAGGCGATGTGGTCTGCCGGGGGGAGTACCTGGTCGGTGCGGACGGTGCGCGCAGCACGGTGCGCGCGCAGTCGGAGTTCACCTCGTCGGTGTTCCCCGCGACCGCCTCCGCTCTGGCCGGCGACGTCAGCCTGGCCGACGGCGGGGACCTCGGGCAGGGGTGGCACCGGACGCCGCGCGGCTGGATCGTCGCCAAGCAGGTGCCGGGAGGACGGACACGGCTGCGGGCCCTGCACTGGGCGGATCCGCAGGGCGGGCGGCACCGGGAGCCCACTCTGGAGGAGCTGCGGAGCCGGGTGTCCTGGATCGCGGGCCGGGACATCGCGATGGAGACGCCCCGGTGGTTGAGCAGGTTCAGCGACTACTCCCGGCTGGTGCACTCCTACCGGTCGGGGCGCGTCCTCCTGGCGGGCGACGCCGCGCACGTGCACTTCCCCATCGGTGGCCAGGGGCTGAGCACGGGCCTGCTCGACGCCGTGAACCTGGGCTGGAAGCTCGCGCTCACCGTCCGCGGCCTCGCCGGGGAGGGACTGCTCGACAGCTACGACCAGGAGCGGCGCCCCGCGGCCCAGAGGGTCATCGACAACACGCGTGCCCAGGTCGCCCTGATGCGGCCCGACCCCGCGCTCGACCCGCTGCGCGACCTCTTCGGTGAGCTGCTGTCCGGGGGAGGGGAGAGCAGCGTCCTGAGTTCCATGATCAGCGCGCAGGACACGGTGTTGCCCGCCCGCCACGGGGGCGGCGAGGGGAGCAGCACGTCCTGCTGGGAGGGAGGCTTCCTGCCCAACGTGGGCCTGGCCACCGACGGCGGTCGCACCGACGTGATCGACCTGCTGTGCGGAGGGCGCCCACTGCTGCTGCTCTTCGGCGGCAGCGGCGGGAGCGGCTACGCCGAGCAGGCGCGGGGCTGGTCCGGAGTGCTGCGCGTGGTGCGTGCCGAGCCGACGGACGAGATTCCCTGCGAGGCGCTGCTCGTCCGCCCTGACGGGTACGTGGCCTGGTCGCCGTGTGGCGGCGCCGAGTTGGCCGACGTGCTGGCGGCCTATTTCGGCAGTGCCGTGCCGGTACCGTCCGCGCAGTTGTGCGGCGGCTGA
- a CDS encoding acyl-CoA carboxylase epsilon subunit: MERGEVREDELAALAAVLLALCRSGGPVGVSSAETPLWWRPTGGYVAPGGWR, encoded by the coding sequence GTGGAGAGGGGCGAGGTTCGGGAAGACGAACTGGCCGCTCTGGCCGCGGTGTTGCTCGCCTTGTGCAGGAGTGGCGGCCCGGTAGGGGTGTCATCGGCCGAAACGCCGCTCTGGTGGAGGCCGACGGGGGGCTATGTGGCCCCCGGCGGCTGGCGCTGA
- a CDS encoding bifunctional DNA primase/polymerase: MASELRFLHSDSRPSGVRPPDASRSLATARWCAGRGWPVHPLAPGRKTPAGNCAACRASGHSHRECGCRVAGRWCHGFRAATLDPARIEQWWGDHPGLGVGVACGPAGLVVVDIDAHEALPPGRDRLLPGIGIPDGVDLTGLATGFHTIGVLAALRGAVSPADDDTTLRVRTPSGGLHVWYRAQHGHRWQCSTGSGGGRALAWQVDVRAHGGYIVAPGTVTEAGPYAPVGTVREVAPLPVWLARELDRTGHLPPAAGAAPRSVPPRARQAVLAAGGGGRGAAHRALARVLAEVAACAAVPEGAAFSEKLNRAAYTAGGLVAAGRLGPAEAERLLRQVAEQARPGQERRYGAVIRGGLDAGRRRPLIPGGRR; the protein is encoded by the coding sequence ATGGCTTCTGAGCTGCGGTTTTTACACAGCGACTCAAGGCCTTCCGGTGTTCGCCCACCAGATGCTTCTCGGTCGCTGGCGACCGCTCGATGGTGCGCCGGACGGGGGTGGCCCGTTCATCCCCTGGCCCCTGGTCGCAAGACGCCGGCGGGCAACTGCGCGGCCTGCCGGGCGTCCGGACACAGTCACCGGGAGTGCGGCTGTCGTGTCGCGGGTCGCTGGTGTCACGGGTTCCGTGCCGCCACGCTGGATCCCGCCAGGATCGAGCAGTGGTGGGGCGACCACCCGGGCCTCGGTGTCGGAGTGGCCTGCGGTCCGGCCGGACTGGTCGTCGTCGACATCGACGCCCACGAGGCGCTGCCACCCGGCCGTGACCGGCTGCTGCCCGGGATAGGGATCCCCGACGGCGTCGACCTGACCGGGCTCGCCACCGGGTTCCATACGATCGGCGTGCTGGCCGCGCTGCGGGGCGCCGTCAGCCCGGCCGACGACGACACGACCCTGCGTGTGCGCACACCGTCCGGGGGGCTGCACGTGTGGTACCGGGCCCAGCACGGGCACCGGTGGCAGTGCTCCACGGGGTCCGGCGGCGGCCGCGCGCTGGCCTGGCAGGTCGACGTACGGGCACACGGCGGATACATCGTCGCCCCGGGGACCGTGACCGAGGCCGGCCCGTACGCGCCCGTCGGAACCGTCCGTGAGGTCGCGCCGCTGCCCGTCTGGCTCGCGCGCGAGCTCGACCGGACCGGGCACCTGCCGCCGGCGGCAGGTGCCGCACCCCGGTCGGTGCCGCCGCGCGCCCGGCAGGCGGTCCTCGCCGCCGGCGGTGGCGGCCGTGGAGCAGCGCACCGGGCCCTGGCCCGCGTGCTCGCGGAGGTCGCCGCCTGCGCCGCCGTACCCGAAGGAGCCGCGTTCTCCGAGAAGCTGAACCGGGCCGCGTACACGGCCGGTGGTCTCGTCGCCGCGGGCCGGCTCGGACCCGCCGAGGCGGAGCGGTTGTTGCGACAGGTGGCCGAGCAGGCCCGCCCCGGGCAGGAGCGCCGCTACGGCGCCGTCATCCGCGGTGGTCTGGACGCGGGGCGGCGACGCCCACTCATCCCGGGAGGACGTAGATGA
- a CDS encoding DUF6009 family protein → MSALIDEDEIVHEAELVWLEDVGRLDYVRQSLDRLPNRRGRPAYHRDGRMIGYAVLGPGAKPSRSSGTFRRRVFWLLPHDRDTAPDGLYATGTPAEGVDPRTLEPGGKGRKTERSEGGRSSAPGRGVGPALPL, encoded by the coding sequence ATGAGCGCCCTCATCGACGAGGACGAGATCGTTCACGAGGCCGAACTCGTGTGGCTCGAGGATGTCGGCCGTCTCGACTACGTGCGCCAGAGCCTGGACAGGCTGCCGAACCGCCGGGGACGGCCCGCCTATCACCGCGACGGCCGCATGATCGGTTACGCGGTGCTGGGGCCGGGGGCCAAGCCCTCCCGCTCCTCGGGCACCTTCCGGCGGCGGGTCTTCTGGCTGCTTCCCCACGATCGCGACACCGCCCCGGACGGGCTGTACGCGACGGGAACGCCCGCTGAGGGGGTCGACCCGCGCACGCTGGAGCCGGGCGGCAAGGGGCGGAAGACGGAACGCTCGGAGGGTGGTCGGTCGTCGGCTCCCGGACGGGGCGTGGGACCGGCTCTGCCCCTCTGA
- a CDS encoding phage/plasmid primase, P4 family translates to MTPDRQEGLFDAQGVARQILAHSVAEPDPLTFVHGPSPVGGAGAQGGVTAAGLLPDTLSDRGNAKLFVRLYANDYRHVPGLGWFRWDNTRWQVDEDDTVLWAAGDLAESLATTDPRGVFTSSALQLHRRRALSTSGLNAMLTQARTAPGMVLNAALLDADPYALCTPEGVVDLRTGLIRTPDPDKDFHSRSTTVAPEPMLTPRWHRFLTDTFGEDQEGAEMIDFLHLLLGYSVTGDVGGQVMPFLFGSGRNGKSVLLDVLMKLLGDYADAAPPGFLMARPYEGHPTDLAELHGRRVVVCSEVKPGDCFDEARVKLLTGGDRIKARRMRQDFFSFEPTHKLWLLGNHRPEVGTGGFAFWRRMRLVPFERVVAYDRKIDNLADILVTEEGPGILYWLIVGAGRYLNGEKDLAGPERVRIATTAYAEIEDHTGRFLGESCRIGVGLRAEQAQLYAAYKDWCQNEGAPPISSRAFAARIRETVGLASPKEMILSNQRKYYPGIGLVADEETA, encoded by the coding sequence ATGACGCCCGACCGCCAGGAGGGTCTTTTCGACGCGCAGGGCGTGGCCCGGCAGATCCTCGCCCATTCCGTGGCGGAGCCCGACCCGCTGACGTTCGTCCACGGACCGTCGCCTGTGGGCGGGGCCGGCGCCCAGGGAGGGGTGACCGCTGCCGGGCTGCTGCCGGACACGCTCAGCGACCGTGGCAACGCCAAGCTGTTCGTCAGGCTCTACGCCAATGACTATCGGCACGTACCGGGCCTCGGCTGGTTCCGGTGGGACAACACCCGCTGGCAGGTCGATGAGGACGACACCGTGCTGTGGGCCGCTGGTGACCTGGCGGAATCGCTCGCGACGACCGATCCGCGCGGAGTGTTCACCAGTTCGGCGCTCCAGCTGCACCGTCGACGGGCTCTGAGCACCAGCGGCCTGAACGCAATGCTCACGCAGGCCCGGACGGCGCCCGGCATGGTCCTCAACGCGGCTCTGCTGGACGCCGATCCGTACGCCCTGTGCACCCCCGAGGGGGTGGTGGACCTGCGTACGGGACTGATCAGGACACCGGACCCCGACAAGGACTTCCACTCGCGTTCCACCACGGTCGCCCCCGAGCCGATGCTCACGCCGCGCTGGCACCGGTTCCTCACCGACACCTTCGGTGAGGACCAGGAGGGCGCGGAGATGATCGATTTCCTGCACCTGTTGCTGGGTTACTCGGTGACCGGGGACGTGGGCGGGCAGGTCATGCCGTTCCTCTTCGGCTCCGGCAGGAACGGCAAGTCCGTCCTGCTGGACGTGCTGATGAAACTGCTCGGCGACTATGCCGACGCCGCTCCGCCCGGGTTCCTGATGGCCCGGCCCTACGAAGGACACCCCACCGACCTCGCGGAACTCCACGGCCGCCGGGTCGTCGTGTGCAGTGAGGTGAAGCCGGGGGACTGTTTCGACGAGGCCCGGGTGAAACTGCTGACGGGCGGGGACCGGATCAAGGCCCGCAGGATGCGCCAGGACTTCTTCAGTTTCGAACCGACCCACAAGCTGTGGCTCCTGGGCAACCACCGGCCGGAGGTGGGTACCGGTGGATTCGCGTTCTGGCGGCGGATGCGGCTCGTCCCGTTCGAGCGGGTCGTCGCCTACGACCGCAAGATCGACAATCTGGCGGACATCCTCGTGACGGAGGAGGGGCCCGGCATCCTGTACTGGCTGATCGTGGGCGCGGGCCGGTACCTGAACGGCGAGAAGGATCTCGCGGGCCCCGAGCGGGTCCGTATCGCCACCACCGCCTACGCCGAGATCGAGGACCACACGGGGCGCTTCCTCGGTGAGTCCTGCCGGATCGGGGTCGGCCTCAGGGCCGAGCAGGCACAGCTCTACGCGGCCTACAAGGACTGGTGCCAGAATGAGGGAGCCCCGCCCATCTCCTCACGCGCCTTCGCGGCGCGGATCCGGGAGACGGTCGGACTGGCGTCTCCGAAGGAGATGATCCTGTCCAACCAGCGCAAGTACTACCCAGGCATCGGACTGGTCGCTGACGAGGAGACAGCATGA
- a CDS encoding ScbR family autoregulator-binding transcription factor, with protein sequence MVKQERAVRTRKAILTAAARIFEERGYRAATISEILSAAGVTKGALYFHFSSKEELAQGILHEQDQQLPIPDRACKVQQVVDTVLLHAYRLQHDPMVRAGVRLSLDQQAGEVDRRGPFTHWGDIIGELLEKAEAQGELLPHISASETADVLVASFAGIQSMSQVMSDYEDLLDRVNALLRHLLPSAILPSVLTAVDITPAHANAIADELRISPGQE encoded by the coding sequence ATGGTGAAGCAGGAGCGAGCGGTCCGCACACGTAAGGCGATCCTTACGGCGGCCGCCAGGATCTTCGAGGAACGCGGCTACCGTGCGGCGACGATCAGCGAGATCCTGTCCGCGGCGGGGGTGACCAAGGGGGCTCTCTACTTCCACTTCTCCTCCAAGGAGGAGCTGGCCCAGGGAATCCTCCACGAGCAGGACCAGCAGCTCCCGATCCCCGACCGGGCCTGCAAGGTCCAGCAGGTCGTGGACACCGTACTGCTCCACGCCTACCGCCTCCAGCACGACCCGATGGTCCGGGCGGGAGTCCGGCTCTCGCTGGACCAGCAGGCGGGGGAGGTGGACCGCCGGGGCCCCTTCACGCACTGGGGGGACATCATCGGGGAACTCCTGGAGAAGGCCGAGGCCCAGGGCGAGCTCCTCCCCCACATCTCCGCCTCCGAGACGGCCGACGTCCTGGTGGCCTCCTTCGCCGGCATCCAGTCGATGTCCCAGGTCATGAGCGACTACGAGGACCTGCTGGACCGGGTGAACGCCCTGCTGCGCCACCTCCTCCCCAGCGCAATCCTCCCGTCGGTCCTGACGGCGGTGGACATCACCCCGGCCCACGCCAACGCCATAGCCGACGAACTGCGCATCTCCCCCGGACAGGAATGA